One genomic region from Nonomuraea helvata encodes:
- a CDS encoding DHA2 family efflux MFS transporter permease subunit: MTGLTGPELRTATVLACGGLMAVLDATIVVVALPQLMATFGTSLTAAQWIITAYTLAMVATMPLAAGLAARWGARRVYLGALAGFAIASAAAGAADSLGWLIAARAAQGLSGGLMTPLGMAIGFGAVAPERRSRMLAVAGLPMLIGPILGPVLGALLLGTGSWRALFFITVPLALVGIAGTLAWLPADAARGRRVRLDLAGAMLLVPGIVAVAYGVSAQDGPAWVRIAAAAIGAVSVAVFSARALTHPEPLLRIGLLRNPTFGRGAAILALYAAPYFGSALLMPAYVQVLRSDSASVTAALTIPGAVGMGISLQIAARLLDRLGPRLVVGTGLGLAIGSGLVQVVILRPDTPYLVLGLLGFLQGAGTGAIMMPTMSSSSRDLDVPDLASGSALLSLVTTIANGMGTAAVSALFTVLTAAMTGGGSLAALPGLGAAARAADAAAIVGSQRLAQATALVVMSLALVVCVRSPRRAPAILDRQESPANAGRVP, from the coding sequence ATGACCGGACTGACAGGACCGGAACTGCGCACCGCCACCGTGCTGGCGTGCGGCGGATTGATGGCGGTGCTGGATGCCACGATCGTCGTGGTGGCCCTGCCGCAGCTGATGGCGACGTTCGGTACGTCGTTGACCGCCGCCCAGTGGATCATCACCGCGTACACGCTCGCGATGGTCGCGACGATGCCGCTCGCCGCCGGCCTTGCCGCACGATGGGGAGCCCGTCGCGTGTACCTGGGGGCGCTGGCCGGTTTCGCGATCGCCTCCGCCGCCGCCGGCGCGGCGGACAGCCTGGGCTGGCTGATCGCCGCGCGAGCGGCGCAGGGCCTCAGCGGCGGCCTGATGACACCGCTCGGGATGGCGATCGGGTTCGGCGCGGTGGCGCCCGAACGCCGCAGCCGGATGCTGGCGGTCGCCGGCCTGCCGATGCTCATCGGACCGATCCTGGGCCCGGTACTCGGCGCGTTGCTCCTGGGCACCGGGTCGTGGCGGGCGCTGTTCTTCATCACTGTGCCGCTGGCGCTGGTGGGCATCGCGGGCACGCTGGCCTGGCTACCGGCCGATGCCGCACGCGGACGGCGGGTCCGGCTTGACCTGGCCGGAGCGATGCTGCTGGTCCCCGGCATTGTCGCCGTGGCCTACGGCGTCAGCGCCCAAGACGGCCCGGCCTGGGTGCGGATCGCCGCGGCTGCCATCGGCGCGGTGTCGGTCGCGGTCTTCTCGGCCCGGGCACTGACTCATCCTGAACCGCTGTTGCGGATCGGTCTCCTGCGGAATCCGACCTTCGGCCGGGGCGCCGCGATCCTCGCCCTCTATGCGGCTCCCTACTTCGGCTCGGCTCTGCTGATGCCTGCCTATGTACAGGTGCTCCGCTCCGACAGCGCATCGGTCACGGCCGCGTTGACGATCCCCGGCGCGGTCGGCATGGGCATCAGCCTGCAGATCGCTGCCCGGCTCCTGGACCGGCTCGGTCCCCGGCTGGTCGTCGGCACCGGGCTCGGCCTCGCGATCGGCTCCGGCCTCGTCCAGGTGGTCATCCTCCGGCCGGACACCCCGTACCTGGTGCTCGGCCTGCTCGGATTCCTCCAAGGAGCGGGCACAGGCGCGATCATGATGCCGACGATGTCCAGTTCCAGCCGCGATCTCGACGTTCCCGACCTGGCCTCGGGCTCCGCGCTCCTGTCGCTGGTGACCACGATCGCCAACGGTATGGGCACCGCGGCGGTCAGTGCGCTGTTCACGGTCCTGACCGCTGCGATGACCGGCGGCGGGTCGCTCGCGGCACTGCCAGGCCTGGGAGCGGCGGCACGTGCCGCCGACGCGGCCGCCATCGTGGGCTCCCAGCGGTTGGCCCAGGCGACGGCCCTCGTCGTGATGTCGCTTGCCCTGGTCGTGTGCGTGCGCTCCCCCCGCCGGGCCCCGGCGATACTGGACCGGCAAGAGTCGCCAGCGAACGCGGGACGGGTGCCATGA
- a CDS encoding MerR family transcriptional regulator, with protein MTTTEHSGHDASQASLTVGQVARAAGVTANAVRFYERYGVINGYRSSGNARRFTVDAICRIRLALAAQRVGITLKESADILAGIPPLSRDLDQWVAAGEELVRMGRARISQLQATVNELATFDFLQSEISDRRPRT; from the coding sequence ATGACCACCACCGAGCATTCCGGCCACGACGCGAGTCAGGCCTCACTCACGGTCGGGCAGGTGGCCAGGGCCGCTGGGGTGACGGCCAACGCCGTCCGCTTCTACGAGCGCTACGGCGTGATCAACGGTTACCGGAGCAGCGGCAACGCCCGCCGCTTCACCGTCGACGCGATCTGCCGGATCAGGCTCGCACTCGCCGCGCAACGCGTGGGAATCACCCTCAAGGAGAGCGCCGACATCCTCGCCGGCATCCCGCCCCTCTCACGCGATCTCGACCAGTGGGTCGCCGCGGGTGAAGAGCTCGTCCGGATGGGCCGCGCCCGCATCAGCCAGCTTCAAGCGACCGTGAACGAACTGGCCACCTTCGACTTTCTCCAGTCCGAAATCTCGGACCGCCGGCCTCGGACGTGA
- a CDS encoding SDR family oxidoreductase: MHNLHGKTALVTGASRGIGRAIALRLAHDGARVAVHYGGNEQAAKETVAAIEAAGGQAFCLQAELGTPGDAERLWAAFDTCADGLDILVNNAGILNDEPGIEHVTRQQFERIFAVNATAPFFITQLALPRLRDGGRIVNISTMLTRGSAMPRSISYAMSKGALDVLTSTLAKQLGPRAITVNTVAPGVIDTDMHQGRLVGDALAWLSSLSPLGRVGTPEDVAGAVAFLASDDSRWVTGHWLDASGGTLL; encoded by the coding sequence ATGCACAACCTTCATGGCAAGACCGCTCTCGTCACCGGCGCGAGCAGGGGCATCGGCCGGGCCATCGCCCTGCGCCTGGCCCATGACGGCGCCCGCGTCGCCGTCCACTACGGCGGCAACGAGCAAGCCGCCAAGGAGACCGTCGCCGCGATCGAGGCGGCCGGTGGGCAGGCCTTCTGCCTGCAGGCCGAACTGGGCACTCCCGGCGACGCCGAACGCCTGTGGGCCGCCTTCGACACGTGCGCCGACGGGCTGGACATCCTGGTCAACAACGCGGGCATCCTCAACGACGAGCCCGGCATCGAGCACGTGACCAGGCAGCAGTTCGAGCGGATCTTCGCGGTCAACGCCACCGCCCCGTTCTTCATCACCCAGCTCGCGCTGCCACGGCTGCGCGACGGCGGCCGGATCGTCAACATCTCCACGATGCTGACCCGCGGCTCGGCGATGCCCCGATCCATCAGTTACGCCATGTCCAAGGGCGCGCTCGACGTGCTCACCTCGACGCTCGCCAAGCAGCTCGGACCACGCGCGATCACTGTCAACACCGTGGCGCCCGGCGTCATCGACACCGACATGCACCAGGGCAGGCTCGTCGGGGACGCGCTGGCCTGGCTGTCGTCGCTGTCACCCCTGGGCCGCGTGGGCACCCCCGAGGACGTCGCCGGCGCGGTGGCTTTCCTGGCCTCCGACGACAGCCGCTGGGTGACCGGCCACTGGCTGGACGCCTCAGGAGGAACCCTGCTGTGA
- a CDS encoding TetR/AcrR family transcriptional regulator, with protein MNDGDRGAGRVAQPKRADARRNKETLLDAAAAIFVASGVEAPIRDIAAKAGVGTATIYRHFPTRADLIIAVYRHQVEACAEAGPALLAGSATPYAALQQWINQFVDFLVTKHGLAAVLQSKDAGFDALHAYFLDRLVPVCTQLLEAAAGAGEIRPGLEAYELMRGVGNLCIGAESDPRYNARRLVELLIAGLRLPQ; from the coding sequence ATGAACGACGGCGACCGCGGCGCAGGACGCGTGGCCCAGCCCAAACGGGCGGACGCCCGGCGCAACAAGGAGACTCTGCTCGACGCGGCCGCCGCGATCTTCGTGGCGTCAGGCGTGGAAGCGCCGATCCGCGACATCGCCGCCAAGGCCGGGGTCGGGACGGCTACGATCTACCGCCACTTCCCGACGCGAGCGGATCTCATCATCGCCGTCTACCGGCACCAGGTGGAGGCCTGCGCCGAGGCCGGCCCAGCCCTGCTGGCGGGCAGCGCGACCCCTTACGCCGCGCTCCAGCAATGGATCAACCAGTTCGTCGACTTCCTGGTCACCAAACACGGGCTCGCCGCCGTGCTGCAGTCCAAAGACGCCGGTTTCGACGCGCTGCACGCCTATTTTCTCGACCGCCTCGTACCTGTCTGCACCCAATTGCTCGAGGCCGCGGCCGGTGCGGGCGAGATCCGCCCCGGCCTGGAGGCCTACGAGCTCATGCGCGGCGTCGGGAACCTCTGCATAGGTGCGGAGAGCGATCCCCGCTACAACGCACGTCGACTGGTCGAACTCCTCATCGCAGGACTGCGTCTGCCGCAATGA
- a CDS encoding alpha/beta hydrolase family protein — protein sequence MSNSTIANTQKFANAPTTIVSAKPVVLSAPDRGEDLQVRVSAPATGGDLPVIVFSHGVGWSMDGYAPLADFWAARGFVVVQPTHLDSRTLGLPADDPRTPRIWRFRVEDLKRVLDELDQLEASVPGLKGRLDRHRIAVAGHSWGAQTASTLLGARVLDSDGVPGEDLSDPRVKAGVLFAVPGRGDDLTPFAAEHLPFMKPSFDHMAAPALIVAGDHDQSALSTRGPDWFTDPYFLSPGSKSLLTLFGAEHSLGGIPGYEVAETTDESPERVALIQQLTWAYLRSALYPGDTSWQAASSALEEDSQPLGKLQSK from the coding sequence ATGTCGAACTCGACCATCGCGAACACGCAGAAGTTCGCGAATGCACCCACCACGATCGTCTCCGCGAAGCCGGTCGTCCTGTCCGCCCCGGACCGCGGCGAGGACCTCCAGGTCCGCGTGTCCGCCCCCGCGACCGGCGGCGACCTGCCCGTCATCGTCTTCTCCCACGGCGTCGGCTGGTCGATGGACGGCTACGCCCCCCTGGCCGACTTCTGGGCCGCCCGCGGCTTCGTGGTCGTGCAGCCCACCCACCTCGACTCGAGGACGCTCGGCCTCCCTGCCGACGATCCCCGTACGCCGCGCATCTGGCGCTTCCGCGTCGAGGACCTCAAGCGTGTCCTCGACGAGCTCGACCAGCTGGAAGCTTCCGTGCCGGGCCTCAAGGGGCGCCTGGACCGCCACCGCATCGCCGTGGCCGGCCACTCCTGGGGAGCCCAGACGGCGAGCACGCTGCTGGGCGCGCGCGTCCTCGACTCCGACGGCGTTCCCGGGGAAGACCTGTCCGACCCGCGGGTCAAGGCGGGCGTGCTGTTCGCCGTGCCCGGCCGGGGCGACGACCTGACTCCGTTCGCGGCCGAGCACCTCCCCTTCATGAAGCCGTCCTTCGACCACATGGCCGCGCCGGCGCTCATCGTCGCCGGGGACCACGACCAGTCCGCGCTGTCCACCCGGGGGCCGGACTGGTTCACCGACCCCTACTTCCTCAGCCCGGGAAGCAAGAGCCTGCTCACGCTGTTCGGCGCGGAGCACTCGCTCGGCGGCATCCCCGGGTACGAGGTCGCGGAGACGACGGACGAAAGCCCCGAACGCGTCGCCCTGATCCAGCAGCTCACCTGGGCGTACCTGCGCAGCGCCCTCTACCCCGGAGACACCAGCTGGCAGGCGGCGAGCTCCGCGCTGGAGGAGGACTCCCAGCCGCTGGGCAAGCTGCAGAGCAAGTAA
- a CDS encoding MarR family winged helix-turn-helix transcriptional regulator, producing MTRWLTDDEQHAWRTFGLATRLLTDRLERDLLAAADMPPTYYELLVLLSEAPQRTMRMSELAHWTNSKPSRISHAVNKLEQKGWVRRDHYADDRRGWLAVLTDDGLAALRAAAPRHVAGVREHLIDLLTPEQLRQLADISQVLLDHLTERDRDRTG from the coding sequence ATGACGCGATGGCTCACCGACGACGAACAGCACGCCTGGCGGACCTTCGGGCTGGCCACCCGCCTGCTGACCGACCGCCTCGAACGCGACCTGCTGGCCGCGGCCGACATGCCGCCCACCTACTACGAACTGCTCGTCCTGCTGTCGGAGGCGCCCCAGCGCACCATGCGCATGAGCGAACTGGCGCACTGGACCAACTCCAAGCCCAGCCGCATCTCGCACGCCGTGAACAAGCTCGAACAGAAGGGCTGGGTACGCCGGGACCACTACGCCGACGACCGGCGCGGCTGGCTGGCCGTGCTCACCGACGACGGACTCGCCGCGCTCCGCGCCGCCGCCCCTCGGCACGTGGCCGGCGTCCGCGAGCACCTGATCGACCTGCTCACTCCGGAACAACTGCGGCAACTCGCCGACATCAGCCAGGTCCTGCTCGACCACCTGACCGAGCGGGACCGGGACCGTACCGGCTGA
- a CDS encoding YceI family protein: MYPSELTGAYTLDPAHSRFGFVARHAMVTKVRGSIPAREATAHLDAADPAASTVHVVLDVAGIQTGNQLRDDHLRTGDFLDAAAHPTITFTSTEIKHLDGDSFDVTGQLTIRGVTRRITIPLDYTGTAVDAQGLTRVGFEGSTAINRKDFGMTYNAVLETGGVMISDKIALEFDVSAVKTA; the protein is encoded by the coding sequence ATGTACCCCAGCGAGCTCACCGGCGCCTACACCCTCGACCCGGCCCACAGCCGCTTCGGCTTCGTCGCCCGCCACGCGATGGTGACCAAGGTGCGCGGCAGCATCCCCGCCCGCGAGGCCACCGCCCACCTGGACGCCGCCGACCCCGCCGCCTCCACCGTCCACGTGGTGCTGGACGTGGCCGGCATCCAGACCGGCAACCAGCTCCGCGACGACCATCTGCGCACCGGCGACTTCCTCGACGCCGCCGCCCACCCGACGATCACCTTCACCTCGACCGAGATCAAGCACCTTGACGGCGACAGCTTCGACGTCACCGGACAGCTCACCATCCGCGGCGTCACCCGCCGGATCACCATCCCCCTCGACTACACCGGCACCGCGGTCGACGCCCAGGGCCTGACCCGGGTCGGCTTCGAGGGCAGCACCGCGATCAATCGCAAGGACTTCGGCATGACCTACAACGCCGTCCTGGAGACCGGCGGCGTGATGATCTCCGACAAGATCGCGCTCGAGTTCGACGTGTCCGCCGTCAAGACCGCCTGA
- a CDS encoding SGNH/GDSL hydrolase family protein translates to MRELAIPALTAALALTSAATATPAQASARQWATAWATAAQPATPSTSWYGPNWQRRAVIPPGRERLSDPMPLPVRPLDKLAVTLRFTGPTGPVTFHHFAQATSYRARGDHLADTTGGAFTDTGNSWYYLTGVEVTGPRATGTVAAFGDSLTDGVGSAVGADNRYPDQLAERLTGRGLGVVNAGIGGNRLLTDSPEYGTAGLARLRRDVLERPGVRTVIIMDGINDLAEWNGPHQADARRIIDGHKELIRAAHARGIKAIGATLTPIKGSALAYSPAAEAVRDRVNHWIRTSGAYDHVADFDAVVRQPADSDSLRPEYDSGDGIHLNDAGYDAIAQAVDPDAL, encoded by the coding sequence ATGCGTGAGCTCGCCATCCCGGCCCTGACCGCAGCCCTCGCCCTGACCTCGGCCGCCACCGCCACCCCCGCCCAGGCTTCCGCGCGGCAGTGGGCGACGGCCTGGGCCACCGCCGCCCAGCCGGCCACCCCCAGCACCTCCTGGTACGGCCCCAACTGGCAGCGGCGCGCCGTCATCCCACCCGGTCGGGAACGCCTCAGCGATCCCATGCCTCTCCCCGTCCGCCCCCTGGACAAGCTCGCCGTGACCCTGCGTTTCACCGGCCCCACCGGCCCGGTCACGTTCCACCACTTCGCCCAGGCCACCTCCTACCGCGCCCGCGGCGACCACCTGGCCGACACCACCGGCGGCGCCTTCACCGACACCGGCAACTCCTGGTATTACCTGACCGGTGTGGAGGTCACCGGTCCGCGCGCCACCGGCACCGTGGCCGCCTTCGGCGACTCCCTCACCGACGGCGTCGGCTCCGCCGTCGGCGCCGACAACCGCTACCCCGACCAGCTCGCCGAGCGCCTGACCGGGCGCGGCCTGGGCGTGGTCAACGCCGGGATCGGCGGCAACCGCCTGCTGACGGACTCTCCCGAGTACGGCACCGCCGGCCTGGCCCGCTTACGCCGCGACGTCCTGGAGCGGCCCGGCGTCCGTACCGTCATCATCATGGACGGCATCAACGACCTGGCCGAATGGAACGGACCCCACCAGGCGGACGCCCGCCGGATCATCGACGGCCACAAGGAACTGATCCGGGCCGCCCACGCCAGAGGCATCAAGGCCATCGGCGCCACCCTCACGCCCATCAAGGGCTCGGCCCTGGCCTACTCCCCCGCCGCCGAGGCCGTACGCGACCGGGTCAACCACTGGATCCGCACCAGCGGTGCCTACGACCACGTCGCCGACTTCGACGCCGTCGTCCGGCAGCCCGCCGACTCCGACTCCCTGCGCCCTGAGTACGACTCGGGCGACGGCATCCACCTCAACGACGCCGGCTACGACGCCATCGCCCAAGCCGTCGACCCCGACGCCCTGTGA
- a CDS encoding VOC family protein: MTDQDNRPTLCQVVLDCTDARALAEFYRSLLGLVYRPGDEPPDVGGDDERGRDWLVLRTPDGAPHLAFQQVDRLPEATWPDDRVPQQLHLDLTVTSVENLAAQHERVLRLGGRLLLDRMDDAEEPLRVYADPAGHPFCIFVSQRGATHVP; encoded by the coding sequence TTGACCGATCAGGACAACAGGCCCACGTTGTGCCAGGTGGTGCTCGACTGCACCGACGCCAGGGCCTTGGCGGAGTTCTACCGTTCCCTGCTGGGCCTGGTCTACCGACCCGGCGATGAGCCGCCCGACGTGGGAGGCGACGACGAGCGGGGCCGCGACTGGCTGGTGCTGAGGACGCCGGACGGCGCTCCGCACCTGGCCTTTCAACAGGTTGACCGGCTACCTGAAGCAACCTGGCCGGACGACCGGGTGCCCCAGCAGTTGCACTTGGACCTGACCGTGACGTCGGTCGAGAACTTGGCGGCACAGCACGAACGCGTCCTGCGCCTCGGCGGCCGGCTGCTGCTGGACCGTATGGACGACGCCGAGGAGCCACTGCGTGTGTACGCCGACCCGGCTGGACACCCGTTCTGCATCTTCGTTTCCCAACGCGGCGCGACTCATGTCCCGTGA
- a CDS encoding SDR family oxidoreductase: MASIRSSTSTTGWTRPAARPRSRRGPKQAAFLEHVPTTRLGRPGDLAAVVAFLLSDDAEWINGQVWAIDGGANMRA, from the coding sequence ATGGCGAGCATCAGGTCGTCGACGTCGACGACGGGTTGGACGAGGCCGGCCGCGCGGCCGCGGTCGAGGAGAGGTCCGAAGCAGGCCGCGTTCCTGGAGCACGTCCCCACCACCCGGCTGGGCCGTCCGGGCGACCTGGCCGCGGTCGTCGCCTTCCTGCTGTCCGACGACGCCGAATGGATCAACGGCCAGGTGTGGGCCATCGACGGCGGCGCCAACATGCGCGCCTGA
- a CDS encoding TetR/AcrR family transcriptional regulator, whose amino-acid sequence MPTGVHLRDARQQLFDAAERVLLRDGPNGLTSRAVTDEAGCAKGVLHRHFPDFDAFLTELVLDRAAQLETQARALHEAAGTGTVADNITGALTTLFGPVPVAIIPLITFRDELRARLRQARPGGGIAILAQVATAVSTYLSDERELGRIAADADIESLTLSLVGGGHLLFADRHQDPPTTATVHKLVTTVLADVVQRRLL is encoded by the coding sequence GTGCCAACTGGGGTGCACCTTCGCGACGCCCGACAGCAACTGTTCGACGCCGCCGAACGCGTGCTGCTGCGGGACGGCCCGAACGGGCTGACCAGCCGGGCCGTCACCGACGAGGCCGGCTGCGCCAAAGGCGTCCTGCACCGGCACTTCCCCGACTTCGACGCCTTCCTCACCGAGCTCGTACTCGACCGCGCCGCACAGCTCGAGACCCAGGCACGTGCGCTGCACGAGGCCGCCGGCACCGGCACGGTGGCCGACAACATCACCGGCGCACTGACCACCCTGTTCGGACCGGTCCCGGTGGCGATCATCCCGCTCATCACTTTCCGGGACGAGCTGCGCGCACGGCTGCGGCAAGCCAGGCCCGGAGGCGGCATCGCGATCCTCGCCCAGGTCGCGACCGCGGTCTCCACCTACCTGTCCGACGAGCGCGAACTCGGCCGCATCGCGGCCGACGCCGACATCGAGTCACTCACCCTCTCCCTGGTCGGAGGCGGGCACCTGCTGTTCGCGGACCGCCACCAAGACCCTCCGACCACGGCCACCGTCCACAAACTCGTGACCACCGTGCTCGCCGACGTCGTGCAACGGCGGCTGCTCTGA
- a CDS encoding pentapeptide repeat-containing protein — protein sequence MRDSAVIFDRARLVNVDFTETRFVGFNAYGSEFDGCDFSGTAFEQPLMGSTGTGIGGQQWDGATWPQTVYRNCTFRRTRFAEQTSFGNVRFERCVFDGSRLRGQTATFEAELDYVAFRHIDLRAQRFPGLPGYVLLDRITERARSVLSLVDGWADERHRKEVRSALEFLVGTAREWNDDQALVSPAHMGRKLPPALREELFDAFRRTTSDTSPD from the coding sequence ATGCGAGACTCCGCTGTGATCTTCGACCGGGCACGGCTGGTGAACGTGGACTTCACCGAGACGCGGTTCGTCGGCTTCAACGCCTACGGCAGCGAGTTCGACGGATGCGACTTCTCCGGCACCGCCTTCGAGCAGCCATTGATGGGCAGCACCGGCACGGGCATCGGCGGACAGCAGTGGGACGGCGCCACATGGCCGCAGACGGTCTACCGCAACTGCACCTTCCGCCGCACCCGCTTCGCGGAGCAGACCTCCTTCGGCAACGTGCGGTTCGAACGATGCGTGTTCGACGGGTCCCGGCTACGGGGGCAGACGGCCACCTTCGAAGCCGAGCTCGACTACGTCGCCTTCCGCCACATCGACCTGCGGGCCCAGCGCTTTCCCGGCCTGCCCGGCTACGTGCTTCTCGATCGGATCACCGAACGGGCAAGGTCGGTGCTGTCGTTGGTGGACGGCTGGGCGGACGAGCGGCACCGCAAGGAGGTCCGCTCCGCGCTGGAGTTCCTCGTCGGCACGGCACGCGAATGGAACGATGACCAGGCGCTCGTGAGCCCGGCGCACATGGGCCGCAAGCTGCCGCCCGCCCTCCGGGAAGAGCTGTTCGACGCGTTCAGGCGCACGACCAGCGATACATCCCCTGATTGA
- a CDS encoding MarR family winged helix-turn-helix transcriptional regulator, translated as MSSEKASAPPRQEASPSGAELAEALMRTTHALRRFAGQPYLQRGWSTSRVLLMLAVDEAGTPRMGELKDRLGITGRSITSLVDGLEDEGLLRRCDDPDDRRSTRLEITAKGHEHLGEIKALHAAHAELTFGILDDAERSALLDMLDRLRAHVAGQSARV; from the coding sequence GTGTCAAGCGAGAAAGCGTCGGCACCTCCCCGGCAGGAGGCATCCCCGTCAGGAGCGGAGCTGGCTGAGGCGCTCATGCGCACCACGCATGCGCTGCGGCGGTTCGCCGGACAGCCCTACCTGCAACGCGGCTGGTCCACGTCCAGGGTTCTGCTGATGCTCGCAGTCGACGAAGCGGGCACGCCGCGGATGGGCGAGCTGAAGGACCGGCTGGGCATCACCGGCAGATCGATCACGTCCCTGGTGGACGGTCTGGAGGACGAGGGCCTGCTGCGTCGGTGCGACGATCCCGACGACCGAAGGTCCACCCGGCTCGAGATCACCGCCAAGGGCCATGAACATCTCGGCGAGATCAAGGCACTGCACGCCGCGCACGCCGAACTCACCTTCGGCATCCTGGATGACGCCGAACGGAGTGCCCTGCTCGACATGCTCGACCGGCTCCGTGCCCACGTCGCGGGCCAATCTGCCCGCGTCTGA
- a CDS encoding MFS transporter, which yields MNTSRTSTASTVKVGPWQSRNYRLQIASAVISALGTAAAPVASAFAILDTGGSGTAVGLVSAAGTVPAVLFFVIGGVVADRLPRHLVIVVANLVSALAQALFALVVLTHTVKLWQLVIFAAVNGLAIAFRMPATEGLLMRSVDRAHASKAFAIFRTGLNGAQVAGAALGGVLVAGFGPGWVLALDAATFLLASVVGVRMQVEGRLRKRAGLVTELREGWTEFTGRRWLWSVVAQFAVVNAVGVGAFAVLGALAADRQFDGARDWGFILSCDAIGMIVGGLLMVRLRPQRLLVSGTSGALLLALPLAAFAAGAPLLVVCAASLLAGIGVEIFSVNWMTTLRQEVPHEKFSRIAAYEALGSFGLTPLGAAAAGPAADRLGLDRTLWFATGAIVAATALVLAVPDVRKMKREPDDDTAGPGGPPGPR from the coding sequence ATGAACACGAGCAGAACGAGCACGGCGTCCACAGTGAAGGTGGGGCCGTGGCAGAGCCGCAACTACCGGTTACAGATCGCGAGCGCGGTCATATCGGCGCTGGGCACAGCCGCCGCACCGGTCGCGAGCGCGTTCGCGATCCTCGACACGGGCGGCTCGGGCACCGCAGTCGGCTTGGTGTCCGCGGCGGGCACGGTGCCCGCGGTGCTGTTCTTCGTGATCGGGGGCGTCGTGGCCGACCGGCTGCCACGACACCTGGTCATCGTCGTCGCGAACCTGGTCAGCGCGCTCGCACAGGCGCTGTTCGCGCTGGTGGTTCTCACCCATACGGTCAAGCTCTGGCAGCTGGTGATCTTCGCCGCCGTCAACGGACTCGCCATCGCCTTCCGTATGCCCGCCACCGAGGGGCTGCTGATGCGCAGCGTCGACCGGGCGCACGCGAGCAAGGCATTCGCCATCTTCCGGACCGGCCTCAACGGCGCCCAGGTCGCCGGTGCCGCACTCGGCGGCGTTCTGGTCGCGGGCTTTGGTCCGGGCTGGGTGCTCGCCCTCGACGCGGCCACCTTCCTGCTCGCATCCGTGGTCGGCGTGCGGATGCAGGTCGAAGGGCGGCTGCGTAAGCGTGCGGGTCTGGTCACCGAGCTGCGCGAAGGCTGGACCGAGTTCACCGGGCGACGGTGGCTGTGGAGCGTGGTGGCGCAGTTCGCCGTCGTGAACGCAGTCGGCGTCGGGGCCTTCGCGGTGCTCGGCGCGTTGGCCGCCGACCGGCAGTTCGACGGGGCGCGCGACTGGGGGTTCATCCTCTCCTGTGACGCGATCGGCATGATTGTCGGTGGCCTGCTGATGGTGCGGCTGCGGCCGCAGCGGCTGCTGGTCTCCGGCACTTCCGGGGCCCTGCTGCTGGCGCTGCCGCTCGCAGCGTTCGCGGCCGGGGCGCCGCTCCTGGTGGTCTGCGCGGCGTCTCTGCTCGCCGGGATCGGCGTGGAGATCTTCAGCGTCAACTGGATGACCACGCTCAGGCAGGAAGTGCCGCACGAGAAGTTCTCGCGCATCGCGGCCTACGAGGCACTCGGCTCCTTCGGGCTCACCCCGCTGGGAGCAGCCGCCGCCGGCCCCGCTGCGGACCGACTCGGCCTCGATCGAACGCTGTGGTTCGCGACCGGAGCCATCGTGGCCGCGACCGCCCTGGTCCTCGCCGTCCCGGACGTACGGAAGATGAAGCGCGAACCAGACGACGACACGGCCGGACCCGGTGGGCCCCCGGGACCCCGATGA